The following proteins are co-located in the Desulfoscipio sp. XC116 genome:
- a CDS encoding methyltransferase domain-containing protein, translating into MDISDILKGWDLKTKNKQAAIEWWNSMSEGFGERPIPSFTKDNFLQLLEIKQMLNENTEVLDVGCGTGGYAIAIASRAKNVTGLDLSPQMIEAANRRAADLHVGNVRFDIVDWHKFDIKKEAFKRKFDLVFAHMTPAIQSYETFRKFSDCSRGWCAIVKPVKRSDTVYDEILKITGISGKFQLGDSDILNAFALLFMEERYPMIEYNHKCFESKQPLEKGANIYINRIKSMHDLAPEQETKIRDYLHSIAQDGLINAVMDTKTATLYWHV; encoded by the coding sequence ATGGATATATCCGATATTTTAAAAGGATGGGATCTTAAAACCAAAAACAAGCAAGCCGCCATTGAGTGGTGGAACTCCATGTCGGAAGGCTTTGGCGAACGACCAATCCCTTCTTTCACAAAGGACAATTTTTTACAATTACTCGAAATAAAACAAATGCTTAACGAAAATACAGAGGTATTGGACGTAGGCTGCGGCACGGGGGGATATGCCATTGCCATTGCGTCCCGGGCGAAAAACGTAACAGGGCTTGATCTTTCCCCGCAGATGATCGAAGCCGCAAATCGCAGGGCTGCCGATTTGCATGTCGGCAATGTCCGATTTGATATTGTCGACTGGCACAAGTTCGACATTAAAAAAGAAGCCTTCAAGAGAAAGTTTGATCTCGTATTCGCGCACATGACCCCCGCAATCCAAAGCTACGAAACCTTTAGAAAGTTCTCCGACTGCAGCCGCGGATGGTGTGCAATAGTTAAGCCTGTAAAACGCTCCGACACGGTATATGATGAGATTCTTAAAATCACCGGTATTAGCGGAAAGTTCCAGCTGGGAGACAGCGACATACTCAATGCGTTTGCATTGCTCTTTATGGAGGAACGTTATCCAATGATTGAATACAATCATAAATGTTTCGAAAGCAAACAACCCTTGGAAAAGGGGGCCAATATTTATATCAACCGTATCAAATCGATGCACGACCTTGCGCCGGAGCAGGAAACCAAAATCAGAGATTATCTGCACTCCATTGCGCAAGATGGCCTGATAAACGCCGTAATGGATACAAAAACCGCCACATTGTACTGGCATGTTTAA
- a CDS encoding flavodoxin family protein has protein sequence MKISILYFSQTGNTRKMAEVVKSGMETVPGAEVGLFPLDAIDDEFLNESKAVVFGTPTYFANTCWQLKKWFDQSHAYHLEGKLGAVFATANGLQGGAHTALSTVIDHMVTKGMLVYSSGTGCGRPYIHLGAVAIQGHYEQGESMCHIFGQRIAQKTVELFGA, from the coding sequence ATGAAAATTTCGATCCTGTATTTCAGCCAAACAGGCAACACGCGAAAAATGGCGGAGGTAGTTAAATCAGGCATGGAAACCGTGCCCGGAGCAGAGGTGGGGCTGTTCCCCCTGGACGCAATTGATGATGAATTCCTGAATGAAAGCAAAGCCGTAGTTTTCGGTACCCCGACCTATTTTGCCAACACTTGCTGGCAGTTAAAAAAATGGTTCGACCAATCCCATGCTTATCACCTGGAAGGCAAGCTGGGAGCGGTTTTTGCCACGGCCAACGGTTTGCAGGGAGGCGCCCACACAGCCCTTTCCACCGTTATCGACCATATGGTCACCAAAGGGATGCTGGTTTATTCCAGCGGCACCGGCTGCGGTCGCCCGTACATCCACCTGGGAGCGGTGGCGATACAAGGGCATTACGAACAGGGTGAAAGCATGTGCCATATATTCGGGCAACGCATCGCCCAAAAAACGGTTGAACTGTTCGGCGCATAG
- a CDS encoding sigma-70 family RNA polymerase sigma factor, whose translation MEYSQAELVRGIRNEDSAAYEHMICKYTKTVFCLAYNILSESHSKEDIEECIADVFLDAWIKIAEFDAEKANFRTWLLMLTKYEALTYRRKKRLSNILDIEDVGIKNGVNLEKQVLLRQDQEQVIKIINSFQKIDREIFVRRFFLGEKIGDLAKAFDLSRAAVDNRLLRGRKIIKEGLQYE comes from the coding sequence TTGGAGTATTCGCAGGCCGAGCTGGTTCGGGGTATAAGAAACGAGGATTCAGCCGCCTATGAGCACATGATATGCAAGTATACAAAGACGGTCTTCTGTCTTGCTTACAATATTTTGTCCGAGTCACACAGCAAGGAAGATATTGAGGAATGTATCGCCGATGTCTTTCTCGATGCCTGGATAAAGATCGCCGAGTTCGATGCGGAGAAAGCAAACTTCAGAACTTGGCTGTTGATGCTGACTAAGTATGAGGCGCTGACCTACAGACGCAAAAAACGCCTGAGTAATATTTTGGATATTGAGGATGTCGGTATAAAGAACGGCGTCAATTTGGAAAAGCAGGTATTGCTGAGACAAGATCAGGAACAAGTAATAAAAATAATTAATTCCTTTCAAAAGATTGACCGGGAGATATTTGTAAGAAGGTTTTTCCTGGGCGAAAAGATCGGCGATCTGGCTAAAGCCTTCGATTTGTCCCGCGCGGCCGTGGACAACAGGCTGCTGCGGGGAAGAAAAATCATAAAGGAGGGTTTGCAGTATGAATGA
- a CDS encoding YcdB/YcdC domain-containing protein, whose amino-acid sequence MKRKALCFSVVLLFGSLLTSTAAAAEQAASQIVIKDITVTEAIKLQPTSEGNKDSPRISEDEALKIVKSLFPEIIGESKPDIQLNSESYQGRNIWQIHCYERMRHGGPGMPAGYNVSLDADTGEILNMSWRSNTPAATKEIIPKREAQKTAEQFIQKLQPERFKNLQLQQSPAEHYYRLPNLDIVHRFYWARGENGLKVDYDGINVSVDAFSGQIVGFNMNWQPEVKLPAAGTPLPAEELAEKATDELGMALIYQVPHRNYTGKSPEAKLIYQLNTRELMFNATNGKAVDTQGKEKDIKDIRMFEDIPKISGVNNPPDPPGQRITSEKAKSTAESFFRSLGIEGEAEMGGGGSSAGGPFGNQEFWSFGIVSQDSDRHDSGSQVSIHYPASQVGIDQATGRVVNYHKYGSETQAATGSPKISREEALAKADAFIKNIAPEYSPYLAPEKNQVDMYETDNEQNYSFNFYRVVNGIPFPQDGIHIGISSDGKIRDYFCEWHKVSFPAVQNIVAPEKAAGKWLELSPLQPAYFIPREREKTGNQAILVYRPDNDGFSAIDALTGAPVAYNGRPVTKASGNGYNYKQSRAAQYLEILAGNGILPPPEQFSPTSAVKKRDVARLITASMGNYYDYGYDEKREQQFRDVNPEDPDFNAIQAGAILGVYNKGGNFNPEQPVTRLTLARWIVNAMGYAEVAQISNNIASSYKDIASLSAADRNYIGLAQGLGIMPDDATGFFRPSDSVTWEELATAAINSAPQIRNQNSM is encoded by the coding sequence ATGAAAAGAAAAGCACTCTGTTTTTCGGTGGTCTTATTATTCGGCTCTTTATTAACGTCCACCGCAGCGGCGGCGGAACAGGCAGCTTCACAAATTGTAATCAAAGATATAACTGTTACAGAAGCGATAAAACTGCAGCCTACTTCAGAGGGGAATAAAGACTCGCCAAGAATTTCCGAAGACGAAGCATTAAAGATTGTCAAAAGCCTCTTCCCGGAGATAATCGGGGAAAGCAAGCCCGATATACAACTGAATTCCGAATCCTATCAGGGCAGAAATATATGGCAGATACATTGTTACGAAAGAATGCGGCACGGGGGGCCGGGCATGCCGGCGGGCTATAACGTCTCCCTGGATGCCGATACCGGCGAAATATTGAATATGAGCTGGCGCAGCAACACGCCTGCGGCAACAAAGGAGATCATCCCAAAGCGGGAGGCCCAAAAGACTGCCGAACAATTTATCCAAAAGCTGCAGCCCGAACGTTTTAAAAATCTGCAGCTGCAGCAAAGCCCCGCGGAACATTATTACCGCCTCCCCAACTTGGATATAGTACACCGCTTTTATTGGGCACGGGGGGAAAACGGACTTAAAGTGGACTACGACGGCATAAATGTTTCCGTGGACGCCTTTTCGGGCCAGATTGTCGGCTTCAACATGAACTGGCAGCCCGAGGTTAAGCTGCCCGCCGCAGGAACACCGCTTCCGGCCGAAGAGCTTGCCGAAAAAGCCACTGACGAACTGGGCATGGCATTGATATACCAGGTGCCCCACCGCAATTACACCGGCAAATCTCCGGAAGCCAAGCTTATATATCAGCTCAATACCCGGGAACTGATGTTTAATGCCACTAACGGCAAGGCCGTGGATACTCAAGGCAAGGAAAAAGACATAAAAGATATCAGAATGTTTGAAGATATTCCAAAGATTAGCGGCGTTAACAACCCCCCGGACCCCCCCGGGCAAAGGATCACGTCGGAAAAAGCCAAGAGTACGGCAGAAAGCTTTTTCCGCTCTCTGGGAATCGAAGGAGAAGCGGAGATGGGGGGAGGCGGCTCCAGCGCGGGCGGTCCCTTTGGGAATCAGGAATTCTGGAGTTTCGGGATTGTTTCCCAGGACAGCGACAGACACGATTCCGGTTCGCAAGTAAGTATTCATTATCCCGCTTCACAAGTAGGTATCGACCAAGCCACCGGCCGGGTAGTGAATTATCACAAATACGGTTCGGAAACGCAGGCTGCAACGGGCTCCCCCAAAATCTCCCGGGAAGAAGCGCTGGCCAAGGCTGACGCATTTATTAAAAACATAGCCCCGGAATACAGCCCCTACCTGGCGCCGGAGAAAAATCAGGTGGACATGTACGAAACAGATAACGAGCAGAACTATAGTTTTAATTTCTATAGAGTTGTCAACGGCATTCCCTTCCCCCAGGACGGCATACATATAGGGATAAGCAGCGACGGTAAAATCAGAGACTATTTCTGCGAATGGCACAAGGTTTCCTTCCCGGCAGTTCAAAATATAGTCGCCCCGGAAAAGGCGGCCGGCAAATGGCTGGAACTCTCACCCCTGCAACCGGCCTATTTCATCCCCCGGGAGAGAGAAAAAACGGGTAACCAGGCCATACTGGTCTACCGCCCTGATAACGACGGATTCAGCGCCATTGACGCGCTGACCGGAGCACCTGTTGCCTACAACGGCCGGCCGGTCACCAAAGCCTCCGGAAACGGTTACAACTATAAACAGAGCCGGGCTGCCCAATATCTTGAAATACTGGCAGGCAACGGCATTCTGCCGCCCCCGGAGCAATTCAGCCCCACAAGCGCCGTTAAAAAAAGGGATGTGGCCAGGCTGATAACAGCCAGCATGGGCAATTATTACGATTACGGCTATGACGAAAAAAGAGAGCAGCAATTCCGGGACGTAAACCCGGAGGATCCCGATTTTAACGCGATCCAGGCCGGAGCTATACTAGGCGTATATAACAAGGGCGGGAATTTCAACCCTGAGCAGCCGGTCACCAGGCTGACCCTGGCCCGCTGGATAGTGAACGCCATGGGCTATGCTGAAGTTGCCCAAATAAGCAACAACATCGCTTCTTCCTACAAGGACATCGCTTCACTTTCCGCAGCCGACCGGAATTACATCGGTCTGGCCCAGGGACTGGGCATCATGCCGGACGATGCAACAGGGTTCTTTAGACCCTCGGACAGCGTCACCTGGGAGGAACTAGCGACAGCGGCCATAAACTCGGCACCCCAAATTAGAAACCAAAATAGCATGTGA